A section of the Elizabethkingia anophelis R26 genome encodes:
- the uxuA gene encoding mannonate dehydratase, translating to MRRLEQTWRWYGPEDPVSLQDIKQAGATGIVTALHHIPHGEIWPSDEIAKRKKIIEEAGFRWSVVESVPVHEAIKTRSEHVTHYIANYRQTLKNLAENGIKTVCYNFMPVLDWTRTQLDLELKDGSKALYFNWIDLAVFDLFMLKRKNAEADYADSDYADSVRKEAKERFENYTNEQLNQLQMNILMGIPGEKNIEIEELNKSIELYSTIGAEGLRQNLLYFLQSIADICEEYGISMTIHPDDPPYPILGFPRIAGNLEDFKYIIRGVDKKFNGICFCTGSLGAGKAEQLAQMFSELKDRVYFIHLRNVQKDAHGNFYEADHLDGDVNMYEVMKVIAEENQKRETAIPFRPDHGHQMLDDLQKTTNPGYSAIGRLRGLAELRGLELGILGK from the coding sequence ATGAGAAGATTAGAACAGACATGGCGTTGGTACGGACCAGAAGATCCGGTAAGCTTACAAGACATAAAACAGGCTGGAGCAACAGGAATTGTAACGGCGTTACATCATATTCCACATGGAGAGATTTGGCCGTCGGATGAAATTGCTAAAAGGAAGAAAATTATTGAAGAAGCAGGATTCAGATGGTCAGTAGTTGAAAGTGTACCAGTGCATGAGGCTATCAAAACAAGATCTGAACATGTGACGCATTATATTGCAAACTATAGACAGACTTTAAAAAATCTGGCAGAAAACGGAATAAAAACTGTTTGTTACAATTTTATGCCGGTATTAGACTGGACGCGTACTCAACTGGATTTAGAGTTAAAAGACGGATCAAAAGCCTTGTATTTTAACTGGATAGATTTAGCCGTTTTTGATCTGTTTATGCTAAAGCGTAAGAATGCAGAAGCTGACTATGCAGATTCTGACTATGCAGATTCTGTAAGAAAAGAAGCAAAAGAACGTTTTGAGAATTATACTAATGAACAACTGAATCAGTTGCAAATGAATATTCTGATGGGAATCCCCGGAGAAAAGAATATTGAAATTGAGGAACTGAACAAGAGTATTGAGCTTTATAGTACAATTGGAGCTGAAGGATTAAGACAAAATTTACTTTACTTTCTTCAATCAATTGCTGACATATGCGAGGAATATGGAATTTCGATGACTATTCATCCGGATGATCCGCCATATCCTATTTTAGGGTTTCCTCGCATAGCCGGTAATTTAGAAGACTTTAAATATATCATCAGGGGAGTCGATAAAAAGTTTAACGGAATTTGTTTTTGTACAGGTTCTTTGGGTGCAGGAAAAGCAGAACAGCTTGCACAAATGTTCAGTGAACTAAAAGACAGAGTATATTTTATACACCTGAGAAACGTGCAGAAAGATGCACACGGAAATTTTTATGAAGCAGATCACTTAGACGGAGATGTAAATATGTATGAAGTAATGAAAGTTATTGCAGAAGAAAATCAGAAAAGAGAGACCGCAATCCCTTTCAGACCAGATCATGGACATCAGATGCTGGATGATTTGCAGAAAACAACTAACCCCGGATATTCTGCGATTGGCAGATTAAGAGGATTAGCAGAGTTGAGAGGGCTAGAATTAGGAATATTAGGTAAGTAG
- a CDS encoding sugar kinase, with amino-acid sequence MKGKIICFGEALVRYQPAEDSFFNESNMIMAFPGGSEANVAVKLGQTGLPVSYISAAPDNQITREFLKILKDNNVETDSFLYRGDRIGSYILLSANGLSKGEVIYDRKYSSFSQIKTGEIDWQKIFEGCSWFHWTAITPALNEELAEVMKEALEIAYSKGITISVDLNYRNKLWQYGKSPLEVMPELVKYCHIIMGNIWASHNMLGTSIDSNLNRNTSPEKYFEFAKKNSIDLFSEYKDVRIVANTFRFMDNSNHNLLFGTLHSRNKSSISPIYETNDIIDRIGSGDAFMAGAIASLYQDLDLQTTIDNAVQEGYNKLFVTGDFSNTK; translated from the coding sequence ATGAAAGGAAAAATTATCTGCTTCGGGGAAGCATTAGTACGATATCAACCCGCAGAAGATTCATTCTTTAATGAGTCTAATATGATTATGGCTTTTCCTGGCGGATCCGAAGCCAATGTTGCTGTAAAGCTTGGCCAAACCGGACTTCCGGTTTCTTATATTTCGGCAGCACCAGATAATCAGATTACCCGGGAATTTCTGAAGATATTAAAAGACAATAACGTTGAAACTGACAGTTTTTTATACAGAGGCGACAGGATTGGCTCTTATATTCTGCTTTCAGCAAATGGATTAAGTAAAGGCGAAGTTATATATGATCGTAAATATTCTTCGTTTAGTCAGATAAAGACAGGTGAAATTGACTGGCAGAAAATATTTGAAGGCTGTAGCTGGTTTCATTGGACAGCAATTACTCCAGCTTTAAACGAGGAGCTTGCAGAAGTAATGAAGGAGGCATTGGAAATTGCTTATTCAAAGGGAATTACTATATCTGTAGATTTAAACTACAGGAATAAATTATGGCAATACGGAAAAAGTCCTCTGGAAGTAATGCCCGAATTGGTAAAATATTGTCATATTATCATGGGGAATATTTGGGCTTCTCATAATATGTTAGGAACTTCTATTGATAGTAATCTAAATAGAAATACAAGCCCCGAAAAGTATTTTGAATTTGCTAAAAAGAACAGTATAGATCTGTTTTCTGAATATAAAGATGTCAGAATTGTGGCAAATACCTTCCGCTTTATGGATAATTCAAACCATAACCTTCTTTTTGGAACCCTTCATTCAAGAAATAAAAGCTCAATAAGCCCGATATATGAAACCAATGACATTATAGACCGTATTGGTAGTGGAGATGCATTTATGGCTGGTGCAATAGCCTCATTGTATCAGGATCTCGATTTGCAGACTACAATAGACAATGCAGTACAGGAAGGCTATAACAAGTTATTTGTAACAGGAGATTTTAGTAATACTAAATAA
- a CDS encoding SDR family oxidoreductase → MSILEKFSLSGKVIVVTGATGILGQSFVKALGEANAKVAILGRNEERGRERVQEVINAGGEAEFFQTDVLNEEQLIETNNIIINGWGKIDGLVNAAGGNIPGATIPPTEDLFDTKISDTIKAIELNLYGSIIPTFIFGKEIAKNGTGSIVNISSLAASRPLTRVLGYTIAKHGIEGLTKWMATELPLRYGDSVRCNAIAPGVFLTEQNRTLLTNSDGTYTERAQKFINGTPYSRLGNPDELAGTLVYLLSDASQFVNGETIFVDGGFNSWCGV, encoded by the coding sequence ATGAGCATTTTAGAAAAGTTTTCACTTAGCGGAAAAGTAATTGTCGTAACAGGAGCAACAGGTATCCTGGGGCAATCATTTGTTAAGGCTTTGGGTGAAGCAAATGCTAAAGTGGCAATATTAGGAAGGAATGAAGAAAGAGGAAGAGAAAGAGTACAAGAGGTAATTAATGCAGGCGGAGAGGCTGAATTTTTTCAGACTGATGTACTAAATGAAGAACAGTTAATAGAAACTAATAACATCATCATAAATGGATGGGGGAAGATAGATGGTTTGGTCAACGCTGCCGGTGGTAATATTCCGGGAGCGACCATTCCCCCAACGGAAGATTTGTTTGATACAAAAATCAGTGATACGATTAAAGCTATTGAGCTCAATTTATATGGGAGTATTATTCCGACTTTTATCTTCGGGAAGGAAATTGCTAAAAATGGGACTGGTTCTATTGTAAATATTTCTTCTCTGGCAGCAAGCAGACCCCTAACCCGGGTATTAGGCTATACGATTGCTAAACATGGCATAGAAGGACTTACTAAATGGATGGCAACAGAACTTCCCCTAAGATATGGGGATAGCGTAAGATGCAATGCTATTGCACCCGGCGTATTTTTAACGGAGCAAAACCGCACACTGCTTACAAATAGTGATGGTACATATACTGAAAGAGCACAGAAATTTATAAATGGAACACCTTATTCAAGATTAGGCAATCCTGATGAACTGGCAGGTACGTTAGTCTATTTACTAAGTGACGCCTCTCAGTTTGTAAATGGAGAGACCATTTTTGTAGACGGAGGTTTCAATTCATGGTGTGGGGTTTAA